The following is a genomic window from Clostridium sp..
CAATACCTTCTTCAATAATCCAACTGAATTTTTTACAAAATATCCGCTAATTTTTCTCATCTCCAAACTATATTCTTCTAATATATTATTCTATCAAAATTATCATTAAATTATTTATTCCAATCCGAAATTTTTATGAAATATGCTATAATTGTTTTTGAGGTGATAGTGAATGGATGATGAGTTGAGGGTTCCAAATCATATATACCAGATGTCTACCATAAATGCCCTGGTTTCAGGATTATACGACGGATGTGTTTCTTTGAGCAAACTTCTCCAGAAAGGTAATTTTGGAATAGGAACTTTTAAAGGTCTTGATGGAGAGCTGACCCTGTTAAACGGTATTTTTTACAGGACAAGGCCTGATGGAAGCATATATACATGTTTGGAAAATGTATCTGTTCCATTTGCCGTAATTACTGAATTTGAAAACTATAATCTGCACAACATCAAAAATTGCCTTTGTTATGAGAGTATAAAGGAAAAGCTTGACAATCTCATTGAAAGTAAAAATATATTCTATGCCCTTTATATGAAGGGAAGCTTCAACCATGTCAAAACCAGAACTGTGGTAAAACAGGAAATGCCCTACAAAGTAATGTCGGATGCCGTTAAAAACCAGCCTACTTTTGAATACAGAAATATCGAGGGCCATATAGTGGGATTCAGGTGCCCCTCTTATGTAGAAGGTCTCAATGTACCTGGATATCATTTTCATTTTATAAGCAGCGATAAAAAATTTGGCGGTCATATATGTGAATTGTCAATAAAAGATGCAGATATCCGCATACAAAAGTGCTCCTGCTTTAGAATGGAACTTCCTGAAAATGAGAATTTTTACAAGTTGAAAGTCACAGACAGAAGCAATGATATAAAATCTGTTGAAAAATAATCCCATTTTATACTAATACGGCTGCAAAAAGAGTAATAATAAATATAGCAAGTTTTATTAGTTCAAGGGGATTATATGAAAAGAAGAAGAATCAGAATTCGCTCACTTATAGTTATCTTTATCTGTATACTTGTAACAACTGCCTTATTTCCACACTTTATAAGACACACCTATACCATTACTGTATCAAACAAACAGATAAATAAACAAAATGAGGAAAATATGTATATGATATATACCCAGATGGACGATGGAAGCGTAAGAACGTTCAAAAATATCAACAGCATAGTTGAATTTAAATTCAATTCCGATGATATATACGGAGGCATGCAGATTTACAGAAAATACGAGATCAGAGCATATGGTCTTAGAATACCCATCATATCCTGCTATGAAAATATAGTGAAAGTAAAAAAGGTGAAAGACAACTTTATCTATCCTGGAAATTATTTTCAGTCAAATTAAAATCAGGGAAAGGAAGCGGGAACTACTCCCGTTTCCTTTCCCTATTTTTAACAACTGCCAATAAGTCAGTTTCAAGGCCGCATATGCAGAACCATGTTATATTCACAAAATCTTATGAAATAGTCACCCTGTCAACATATTCATTTAGTTTATCAGATATGTCCTTCAATTTTTTCATATTTTCATTTATATTTTCTATGGAATTATTTTGTTCTTCCACAGAAGCTGCCAGTTCCTCACTTCCTGCAGATGCTTCCTGGGAAATAGCCGATATATTCTCTATGGATTTGACGGCTGAATTCCTGCTTTTGTCTACCTCATCGATCTTAGCAGCCAGCAGATCTATGTTCGACAGCATTTCCACCATATGCTTTTCAATCATGGAGAAGGATTCATTTGACTGTTTCATACTCTTGTTTGCTTCATCATTGGCACTTGTGGAATTTAAAACACTTAACCTGGCTTTTTCTATTTCATCCTGTATTTCCTTTATTATGGATGAAATTCTGCCTACAGCTTGTCCTGTCTGTTCTGAAAGTACCCTTACCTGATCGGCTGCTACGGAAAATCCCTTTCCTGCTTCTCCAGCCCTTGCAGCCTCAATTGCAGCATTTAATGCCAGGAGATTTGTCTGTTCAGATACAGATTGTATTGTTCCAACTATTTCACCTATTGATTTGGATTCTT
Proteins encoded in this region:
- a CDS encoding DUF1523 family protein, coding for MKRRRIRIRSLIVIFICILVTTALFPHFIRHTYTITVSNKQINKQNEENMYMIYTQMDDGSVRTFKNINSIVEFKFNSDDIYGGMQIYRKYEIRAYGLRIPIISCYENIVKVKKVKDNFIYPGNYFQSN
- the budA gene encoding acetolactate decarboxylase — translated: MDDELRVPNHIYQMSTINALVSGLYDGCVSLSKLLQKGNFGIGTFKGLDGELTLLNGIFYRTRPDGSIYTCLENVSVPFAVITEFENYNLHNIKNCLCYESIKEKLDNLIESKNIFYALYMKGSFNHVKTRTVVKQEMPYKVMSDAVKNQPTFEYRNIEGHIVGFRCPSYVEGLNVPGYHFHFISSDKKFGGHICELSIKDADIRIQKCSCFRMELPENENFYKLKVTDRSNDIKSVEK